Proteins encoded in a region of the Puniceibacterium sp. IMCC21224 genome:
- the hutI gene encoding imidazolonepropionase, translating into MILTNAKIATLAKGTGFGLIEAGAIVIDGATIAWVGRETDLPAEYAGLEQHDMQGRMITPALIDCHTHLVFGGNRAAEFELRLNGASYEEVARAGGGIISTVTATRTATEDALLTDALTRADALIREGVTLIEVKSGYGLDTDTELKMLRVARKIAKMRPIDVRTSFLGAHAVPMGMDADTYIDEICIPTLRTAHAQGLVDAVDGFCEGIAFDTAQIARVFDVAQELGLPVKLHAEQLSNIGGTQLAATYGALSADHVEYATPADAAALARSGTVAVLLPGAFYTLRETRMPPVQAFRDHGVPMALATDCNPGSSPLASLLLAMNMGCTLFRLTPLEAMQGVTVQAARALGCADRGRIVAGMRADLAVWDASHPAELAYRIGFNPLHQRIFGGAS; encoded by the coding sequence CGACGATCGCATGGGTCGGCCGGGAAACTGATTTGCCTGCAGAATATGCCGGGCTGGAACAGCACGACATGCAGGGGCGTATGATCACCCCCGCACTGATCGACTGTCACACCCATCTGGTCTTTGGCGGCAATCGCGCCGCTGAATTTGAATTGCGCTTGAACGGTGCCAGCTACGAAGAGGTGGCACGCGCTGGCGGTGGCATCATCTCGACCGTCACGGCGACCCGCACCGCGACCGAGGACGCGCTGCTGACGGATGCCCTGACCCGCGCCGATGCCCTGATCCGCGAAGGCGTGACCCTGATCGAGGTGAAATCCGGCTACGGGCTGGACACTGACACCGAACTGAAAATGCTGCGCGTCGCCCGCAAGATTGCAAAGATGCGCCCGATTGATGTCCGCACCAGCTTTCTTGGTGCCCACGCTGTGCCCATGGGCATGGATGCCGACACGTATATCGACGAAATCTGCATCCCGACCCTGCGCACCGCCCATGCTCAGGGGCTGGTCGATGCTGTGGACGGGTTCTGCGAAGGCATCGCCTTTGACACCGCGCAGATCGCACGGGTCTTTGATGTCGCGCAAGAACTGGGTTTGCCGGTGAAACTCCATGCCGAGCAATTGTCGAACATTGGCGGCACACAACTGGCAGCCACCTATGGCGCGTTGTCGGCGGACCACGTGGAATACGCAACGCCTGCGGATGCTGCCGCACTGGCCCGGTCCGGCACAGTCGCGGTGCTGCTGCCCGGCGCGTTCTACACTCTGCGCGAAACCCGAATGCCGCCCGTGCAGGCGTTTCGCGACCACGGCGTTCCTATGGCGCTGGCCACCGACTGCAACCCCGGCTCATCGCCGCTTGCCTCATTGCTGCTGGCGATGAACATGGGCTGCACATTGTTCCGGCTGACTCCGCTTGAGGCGATGCAGGGCGTGACGGTTCAGGCCGCCCGCGCCCTGGGATGCGCCGACCGGGGACGCATCGTGGCAGGGATGCGGGCCGATCTGGCGGTATGGGATGCGTCCCACCCGGCGGAACTGGCCTATCGCATCGGATTTAACCCCCTGCATCAGCGGATATTTGGCGGAGCATCATGA